One Mycolicibacterium fortuitum subsp. fortuitum genomic window carries:
- a CDS encoding L,D-transpeptidase: MTEWTRGRLFGALRAAGAAAMVGCALVLGAGAAQADPAPFEPPRLVPADGATVGVAQPIIINFPGPVDDAGATENSIHISSVPEVPGKFYWITPTQLRWRPLNFWPAHTSVTVDAAGTVSNFTIGDALVATANDSTHQLTVTRNGTVEKTIPMSMGMASGGHQTPNGTFYVQEKMPSVVMDSSTYGVPVNSPNGYKLNVDLAVRFDDSGDFVHSAPWSVADQGKRNVSHGCINISPANAKWFFDTVRPGDPIIVQNSGGGTYTRYDGSNDWQI; the protein is encoded by the coding sequence ATGACTGAGTGGACGAGGGGCAGGCTTTTCGGCGCGTTGAGGGCGGCCGGAGCGGCTGCGATGGTGGGATGTGCGTTGGTGCTGGGTGCCGGTGCCGCACAGGCGGATCCGGCACCGTTCGAGCCGCCGCGCCTCGTGCCCGCTGACGGCGCGACCGTCGGTGTGGCCCAGCCGATCATCATCAACTTCCCTGGGCCCGTCGACGATGCGGGTGCCACCGAGAACTCCATCCACATCTCGTCGGTCCCGGAAGTGCCCGGCAAGTTCTACTGGATCACGCCCACGCAGCTGCGTTGGCGTCCGCTGAACTTCTGGCCGGCCCACACCTCGGTCACCGTCGACGCCGCTGGCACCGTGTCCAACTTCACCATCGGCGACGCCCTGGTGGCCACGGCCAACGACAGCACCCACCAGCTGACCGTCACCCGCAACGGGACCGTGGAGAAAACCATCCCGATGTCGATGGGCATGGCATCCGGCGGCCACCAGACACCGAACGGCACCTTCTACGTTCAGGAGAAGATGCCCTCGGTGGTGATGGATTCGTCGACTTACGGTGTCCCGGTCAACTCGCCGAACGGATACAAGCTGAACGTCGATCTGGCCGTCCGGTTCGACGACAGCGGCGACTTCGTCCACAGCGCCCCGTGGTCCGTGGCCGATCAGGGCAAGCGCAACGTCAGCCACGGCTGCATTAACATCAGCCCCGCCAACGCGAAGTGGTTCTTCGACACCGTCCGACCGGGCGATCCCATCATCGTGCAGAACTCCGGCGGCGGCACCTACACCCGGTACGACGGCTCCAACGACTGGCAGATCTAG